The Methanoregula boonei 6A8 genome has a window encoding:
- a CDS encoding ABC transporter ATP-binding protein, which yields MATIELQDISMVFGLNGSNHEALNKVCLHIREGEFISLIGPSGCGKSTIIDVVSGLRAPTTGRVLIDDQPVTGPGTDRGTVFQDYSLFPWMTAFENLRFAIEHANGKRDPDSFDAEAERFLKLVGLEKFRNAYPNTLSGGMRQRISIARMFSLDPKVFLMDEPFGALDSLNRIYMQDLLLRLWTRGEKRKTVLFVTHDVDEALLLSDRIAIMSPSPGRIKEVIEIPFERPRCRKTLGAQPEYLALKSHLLSVLYCEMLDDLDRQLEEPVAGGTPA from the coding sequence ATGGCAACAATCGAACTGCAGGATATCAGCATGGTGTTCGGCCTCAACGGCAGCAACCACGAGGCGCTCAACAAGGTCTGCCTGCACATCCGGGAGGGTGAGTTTATCTCGCTTATCGGGCCCTCGGGCTGTGGCAAGAGCACGATCATCGACGTTGTCTCGGGGCTGCGGGCCCCGACCACCGGCCGAGTCCTCATCGATGACCAGCCGGTGACCGGGCCCGGGACAGACCGGGGAACCGTGTTCCAGGACTACTCGCTCTTTCCCTGGATGACCGCGTTTGAGAACCTCCGGTTTGCCATTGAGCACGCCAACGGGAAAAGGGATCCGGATTCGTTCGATGCCGAGGCAGAGCGGTTCCTGAAACTGGTCGGCCTGGAAAAATTCCGCAACGCGTACCCCAACACCCTGTCCGGCGGGATGAGGCAGCGGATCTCGATCGCGCGGATGTTCTCCTTAGACCCGAAGGTGTTTTTGATGGATGAGCCCTTCGGGGCCCTTGATTCCCTCAACCGGATCTATATGCAGGATCTTTTGCTCCGGCTCTGGACCCGGGGGGAGAAGAGGAAGACCGTGCTCTTTGTCACCCATGACGTGGATGAAGCATTACTCCTCTCGGACCGGATCGCGATCATGTCTCCTTCCCCGGGCAGGATCAAGGAAGTGATCGAGATCCCGTTTGAACGCCCGCGGTGCAGGAAGACACTGGGGGCACAGCCCGAGTACCTTGCGCTCAAGTCCCATCTTCTCTCGGTACTCTACTGCGAGATGCTTGATGACCTCGATCGCCAGCTCGAAGAGCCGGTTGCCGGGGGGACACCGGCATGA
- a CDS encoding transketolase C-terminal domain-containing protein has translation MRKISTGNKAVAEAVALARPDVVAAYPITPQSDIVETIAEFVAAGKLDTKYIPVESEHSSMAACIGAGIAGARTFTATSSHGLTYMHEMTNWAAGARLPVVMANVNRSLAPGWNIWVEHSDAIQERDTGWLQIWVSTVQEAYDTTLMAFRIAEHNDVLLPVMINLDGFTLSHIMQPLDTVEPGDFIPPIHLPDPVDPAHPAGYGTIAGPADQFRFRYKMEQAMQDAKAVIAETEQDFARRFGRTYSAAEEYRAGDADVVVVALGTLGKEAEVAVDILRDEGIKAGSVRPRWFRPFPDLDLAGKELVVIDRDYSFGFGGVLAHEIRSKYLTKVFSVIAGLGGQEVTYDDIAEFVRKRRIGEEFWFGVSDHV, from the coding sequence GTGAGAAAGATCTCCACGGGGAACAAGGCCGTTGCCGAGGCAGTGGCCCTTGCCCGGCCCGATGTCGTGGCTGCCTACCCGATCACGCCCCAGTCAGATATTGTCGAGACGATCGCGGAGTTTGTTGCTGCCGGGAAACTCGACACGAAATATATCCCGGTTGAAAGCGAGCATTCTTCGATGGCTGCCTGCATTGGGGCAGGCATTGCAGGGGCGAGGACGTTTACCGCGACAAGCTCGCACGGCCTCACCTATATGCACGAGATGACCAACTGGGCGGCCGGGGCCCGGCTCCCGGTGGTGATGGCAAACGTCAACCGATCGCTTGCCCCCGGCTGGAACATCTGGGTCGAACACTCCGATGCGATCCAGGAGCGCGATACCGGCTGGCTCCAGATCTGGGTCTCAACGGTGCAGGAGGCCTATGACACCACGCTTATGGCATTCCGGATCGCCGAGCACAACGATGTCCTCCTGCCGGTGATGATAAACCTTGACGGATTTACCCTCTCGCATATCATGCAGCCGCTCGACACGGTCGAGCCCGGGGATTTTATCCCGCCCATCCACCTGCCCGACCCGGTAGATCCGGCGCATCCGGCAGGGTACGGCACAATCGCCGGCCCGGCCGACCAGTTCCGGTTCCGGTACAAAATGGAGCAGGCAATGCAGGATGCAAAGGCTGTGATCGCAGAGACGGAGCAGGACTTTGCCCGGCGTTTTGGCCGGACGTATAGTGCAGCCGAGGAGTACCGGGCCGGCGATGCGGATGTGGTTGTTGTGGCCCTTGGCACACTCGGGAAGGAGGCGGAGGTGGCAGTCGATATTCTGCGGGACGAGGGGATAAAAGCTGGGTCCGTACGGCCCCGCTGGTTCCGACCGTTCCCGGATCTCGACCTTGCCGGAAAGGAGCTTGTGGTCATTGACCGCGATTATTCGTTTGGGTTTGGCGGGGTGCTGGCTCATGAGATCCGGTCCAAATACCTCACCAAAGTCTTTTCCGTGATCGCCGGCCTCGGCGGACAGGAGGTCACGTACGATGATATCGCGGAGTTTGTCCGGAAGCGCCGGATCGGGGAAGAGTTCTGGTTTGGGGTGAGCGATCATGTTTGA
- a CDS encoding ABC transporter permease — MIRLIGKNIAYRPVRNGALFVCFAFIAASIFLGHVLMAGATGSIHQELSRLGADLVVVPAQYTSESEDVLLRGEPSTFFFDRSVLDEVSNVSGVAQAAPQSYFGTNPDNHDSPLVQIIAFDPDRDFTITPWLSEHQQKPLGHGEVILGSGLAGDIGSTNYYYGQPYVVAGRLEPTGTGVDFSVFIREDDARMMAHLSEFYAEEMFALPDNDISVVLVKVQDPSQAALVAERITEQVPGVKVLTPQSLVSTVATQLDATVKLLDLAALVAILVSLPLIAIISLMAANERMREIGILRALGATKKRIFSLILGESLVLALAGGITGVLASLGGLLLSEQYIASSLGIPLALPATGEFATLALTTIIVTAAIGVAAAVIPALHAARTEPYLAMRSGEL; from the coding sequence ATGATACGACTGATTGGAAAGAATATAGCCTACCGCCCCGTGAGGAACGGCGCGCTCTTTGTCTGTTTTGCATTCATCGCCGCAAGCATCTTCCTGGGCCACGTGCTGATGGCGGGGGCTACCGGCAGCATCCACCAGGAACTCTCCCGGCTCGGCGCTGACCTCGTTGTTGTCCCAGCACAGTACACCTCGGAGAGCGAGGATGTCCTCCTGCGCGGGGAGCCCTCCACCTTCTTCTTTGACCGGTCCGTCCTTGACGAGGTCAGTAACGTGAGTGGCGTGGCACAGGCAGCCCCGCAGTCTTATTTCGGCACCAATCCGGATAACCACGATTCCCCGCTTGTCCAGATAATCGCGTTCGATCCTGACCGGGACTTCACGATCACGCCCTGGCTTTCTGAGCATCAGCAAAAGCCGCTTGGACATGGCGAGGTCATCCTCGGGAGCGGTCTTGCCGGGGATATCGGGTCAACGAATTACTACTACGGCCAGCCGTACGTTGTGGCCGGCCGGCTCGAACCGACCGGGACCGGCGTCGATTTCTCTGTCTTTATCCGGGAGGATGACGCACGGATGATGGCACACCTGTCAGAGTTTTACGCAGAGGAGATGTTCGCCCTTCCCGACAACGATATCTCGGTAGTACTCGTAAAGGTGCAGGACCCGTCACAGGCAGCACTGGTGGCTGAAAGGATCACCGAACAGGTTCCCGGTGTCAAAGTACTCACCCCGCAGTCTCTGGTAAGCACGGTTGCCACACAGCTGGACGCGACAGTGAAACTGCTGGATCTCGCGGCGCTGGTTGCCATCCTTGTATCGCTACCCCTGATCGCAATTATCTCGCTGATGGCGGCAAACGAGCGTATGCGGGAGATCGGAATCCTTCGTGCTCTCGGGGCAACAAAAAAGAGGATCTTCTCCCTCATCCTCGGGGAGTCCCTGGTGCTGGCACTTGCCGGGGGGATCACTGGTGTCCTTGCCTCACTGGGGGGGCTCCTGCTCTCTGAACAGTACATCGCATCCTCCCTTGGGATCCCCCTTGCTCTCCCGGCAACCGGGGAATTTGCCACGCTCGCCCTGACAACGATTATCGTGACTGCGGCAATCGGGGTTGCTGCTGCAGTCATCCCGGCGCTCCATGCGGCACGGACAGAACCCTATCTGGCAATGAGGAGTGGTGAATTATGA
- a CDS encoding ABC transporter ATP-binding protein, whose product MIEVSGLVKTYPAGRKEFRLFDGLSFSSEKGEFVLITGRSGSGKTTLLNILGGLTRPTAGSVKINGREISQMDDDESSAFRSKTIGFVFQFPGLLSALSALENVTLPQSLAGHPANADAARALLDRVGLSGKEDASPAYLSGGELKRVAIARALVNQPALILADEPTADLDVETEREIMELFAGIHAAGTTIVMVTHNPDLAAYASRVLRMERGGLTEKTP is encoded by the coding sequence ATGATCGAGGTATCCGGCCTTGTAAAGACCTACCCTGCCGGCCGTAAGGAGTTCCGGCTCTTTGACGGTCTTTCATTTTCCAGCGAGAAGGGAGAATTTGTCCTCATCACCGGCCGTTCGGGTTCAGGGAAGACCACGCTCTTAAACATTCTCGGGGGCCTTACCCGGCCCACTGCCGGGAGCGTGAAGATTAACGGCCGGGAGATCAGCCAGATGGACGATGACGAATCCTCCGCGTTCAGGTCAAAGACAATAGGATTTGTCTTCCAGTTCCCGGGTCTGTTATCTGCGCTGTCGGCTCTTGAGAATGTCACCCTCCCCCAGTCCCTCGCGGGGCACCCGGCCAATGCGGATGCCGCCCGCGCTCTGCTTGACCGGGTGGGCCTTTCCGGGAAAGAGGATGCCTCCCCGGCATACCTCTCGGGAGGGGAGCTCAAACGGGTTGCCATCGCCCGGGCGCTCGTAAACCAGCCGGCGCTGATCCTTGCCGATGAACCCACAGCAGATCTGGATGTTGAAACAGAAAGGGAGATCATGGAACTCTTTGCCGGGATCCATGCGGCCGGGACAACGATTGTGATGGTGACGCATAATCCCGACCTTGCCGCATATGCTTCCAGAGTGTTGCGGATGGAGCGGGGCGGTCTGACAGAAAAGACCCCCTGA
- a CDS encoding ABC transporter substrate-binding protein, with protein MVKKEYTYIIAAVVIIAVAVVAFYAFSGSNTANTPVVSSSPAQQQLQPLNVGYLPNNGHAIIFIAQEKGYFEKEGLNVNLVQFQNSAEGTNAIISKKIDVGGFGLVPLIYISKGYNETIIGGLDGDAAGLVVTSDKADQYQNLTKFSDLTVFKGKTIATVRASTGDIHFRDALTKAGLNLTTDVTIVELANPQLVLDAVKSGKADAGMVWTPYMEQSETEGFTVVLYTGDFYPNHPCCRIAVLTDNLNANRDTYVKFERALIESYEWLKQNPNASVDIVGKYVPVNRSVLQDAMTDNETYNSPDPNLHAIDNVYAMMKNMNYINTTVNIDDHVDTSVYKQALDELAKENPSDPFYAQQEAIYQTQDG; from the coding sequence ATGGTAAAGAAAGAGTACACGTATATCATTGCAGCTGTTGTGATCATCGCCGTTGCGGTGGTGGCATTCTATGCCTTTAGCGGATCGAACACGGCAAACACCCCTGTTGTATCCTCCTCTCCTGCACAGCAACAACTCCAGCCACTCAACGTGGGATACCTGCCCAACAACGGTCACGCGATTATCTTTATTGCTCAGGAAAAGGGGTACTTTGAAAAAGAGGGGCTGAATGTCAATCTCGTCCAGTTCCAGAACAGTGCTGAGGGAACAAATGCCATTATTTCAAAGAAGATCGATGTAGGTGGCTTTGGTCTCGTGCCGCTGATCTATATCTCGAAAGGGTATAACGAGACGATCATCGGGGGTCTTGACGGCGATGCCGCAGGCCTTGTTGTTACATCGGACAAGGCCGACCAGTATCAGAACCTTACAAAGTTCAGCGATCTGACAGTGTTTAAAGGTAAGACCATCGCAACGGTCAGGGCATCAACTGGTGATATTCATTTCCGTGATGCCTTAACCAAGGCGGGTCTCAACTTAACAACGGACGTTACGATCGTAGAACTTGCAAACCCGCAACTCGTTCTTGACGCAGTCAAGTCCGGTAAAGCTGATGCCGGGATGGTCTGGACACCCTACATGGAGCAGTCTGAAACCGAGGGATTCACCGTGGTTCTTTATACCGGGGATTTCTATCCAAATCACCCCTGCTGCCGTATCGCGGTGCTGACAGACAACCTTAATGCCAACCGCGACACGTATGTCAAATTCGAAAGAGCACTCATCGAGTCGTATGAGTGGCTGAAACAAAATCCGAATGCATCCGTTGATATCGTTGGAAAATACGTCCCGGTGAACAGATCGGTTCTGCAGGATGCCATGACCGACAATGAGACCTACAACTCTCCGGATCCCAATCTCCACGCTATTGACAATGTCTACGCGATGATGAAAAACATGAACTACATCAATACGACGGTTAATATTGATGATCACGTCGACACATCGGTATATAAACAGGCACTGGATGAACTCGCCAAAGAAAACCCGTCTGATCCGTTCTATGCACAACAGGAAGCCATATACCAGACTCAGGATGGATAA
- a CDS encoding M24 family metallopeptidase — MQVPARELTSRLARFRAEMDLRSPGWSLAAITERINLYYFTGTIQDGLLLIPRGGDAVFWVRKSFERAQCESLFPDIRPMKSYRDAAAATRPVQGPAYLELDSVTLAQYGRMQKHFAFSAPPLALDAQVAAVRAVKSQYELSLMEKAGKIHRHVFEDCIPDLLVEGMDEIEFGTRLYSLMMQEGHQGIVRFRMFNEMLLGQVGFGVSTITPTCVDTPGGISGLHPAIPLMGNREKKLNKGDLVVVDTGCGVEGYHTDKTMNYMFGKAIPDAAIKVHEKCVAVQDEVASMLKPGAVPSEIYATVVAGLSPEFKDGFMGFGQNTVKFLGHGIGLEIDESPVIAPGFDEPLQEGMVFAIEPKKGIAGLGLVGIENTFVVTPQGGRSLTGNNRGLIPVGFLTG, encoded by the coding sequence ATGCAGGTTCCCGCACGCGAACTTACTTCCCGGCTTGCCCGGTTCCGGGCAGAGATGGACCTCCGCTCGCCCGGCTGGTCGCTTGCCGCCATCACCGAAAGGATCAACCTGTACTATTTTACCGGCACCATCCAGGATGGCCTGCTCCTTATTCCCCGGGGTGGCGATGCCGTGTTCTGGGTGCGGAAAAGCTTCGAGCGGGCGCAGTGCGAATCGCTCTTTCCTGATATCCGGCCCATGAAGAGTTACCGGGACGCAGCCGCGGCAACCCGCCCGGTACAAGGGCCGGCGTACCTGGAGCTCGATTCTGTTACGCTCGCACAGTACGGGCGGATGCAGAAACATTTTGCCTTTTCCGCCCCCCCGCTCGCGCTTGATGCGCAGGTGGCCGCAGTCCGGGCAGTAAAAAGCCAGTACGAGCTTTCTCTCATGGAAAAGGCCGGGAAGATCCACCGGCACGTGTTTGAGGATTGCATCCCGGATCTCCTGGTCGAAGGCATGGATGAGATTGAATTTGGCACCCGGCTCTATTCGCTCATGATGCAGGAGGGCCACCAGGGAATTGTCCGGTTCCGGATGTTTAACGAGATGCTTCTTGGCCAGGTTGGTTTTGGGGTAAGCACGATCACGCCCACGTGTGTGGATACACCCGGGGGGATCTCCGGGCTCCACCCTGCCATCCCGCTGATGGGAAACCGGGAGAAAAAACTTAACAAAGGCGATCTCGTGGTGGTTGATACCGGCTGCGGGGTCGAAGGCTACCATACCGACAAGACCATGAACTATATGTTCGGGAAGGCGATTCCCGACGCGGCCATCAAGGTTCACGAGAAGTGTGTTGCGGTGCAGGATGAGGTGGCGTCAATGTTGAAACCGGGTGCTGTACCTTCAGAGATCTATGCCACGGTGGTGGCCGGCCTCTCCCCGGAATTTAAGGACGGGTTCATGGGATTTGGACAGAACACCGTGAAGTTCCTTGGCCACGGCATCGGGCTTGAGATTGACGAGAGCCCGGTCATTGCGCCGGGTTTTGACGAACCCCTGCAGGAAGGGATGGTTTTTGCAATCGAGCCAAAGAAAGGAATTGCCGGCCTTGGCCTGGTCGGGATCGAGAACACTTTTGTTGTGACCCCGCAGGGTGGCCGGTCCCTGACCGGCAACAACCGCGGATTAATCCCGGTCGGATTTTTGACCGGGTAA
- a CDS encoding phenylacetate--CoA ligase family protein, whose protein sequence is MTEKKYWDKEIETMPRDKLEKYQLRLLKNEIAFARKGSAFYKKYLPDITLKSIDDIQKLPFVTKQIIRERQQAKEPFGDMVAVPEEEIVYISASSGSTGVPTASPFTAQDFDDFIDCQARLFWRSGMRPKDRYIHALNFSLFIGGPCVLGAQRLGALAIHAGSIPSERLLNFVRQFKPNWTWTTPSYAWYLGETAKNADLNPAKDLSLRNFICSGEPGGGIKETRENIEALWGANLYEYYGLSDIFGACAGSCTEKSGIHIEEDHMIVEVLDLKTGEPVGEGERGEMVLTTLKKRARPLIRFRTGDIVTYTDEKCNCGRTHKRLSGVHGRTDDMLIIKGVNVFPSDVEAVVRSLDFLTGEYRLIVDREKHLDTLAIEVENTKKTIPEVQDILATAIKARLGVKADIIVHKPGTLPRETHKAKRIIDKRTKVWG, encoded by the coding sequence ATGACTGAAAAAAAATACTGGGACAAGGAAATAGAGACCATGCCCCGTGACAAGCTGGAGAAATACCAGCTCAGGCTGCTCAAGAATGAAATTGCCTTTGCCCGCAAGGGATCGGCATTTTACAAGAAATACCTCCCGGATATCACCCTCAAATCGATCGACGATATCCAAAAACTCCCGTTTGTGACCAAGCAGATCATCCGGGAGCGCCAGCAGGCAAAAGAGCCCTTTGGTGACATGGTTGCGGTCCCGGAAGAAGAGATCGTGTACATCTCTGCATCGAGCGGCTCGACCGGTGTCCCGACCGCTTCGCCGTTTACCGCACAGGACTTCGATGACTTCATCGACTGCCAGGCCCGGCTCTTCTGGAGAAGCGGGATGCGCCCGAAGGACCGGTACATCCATGCCCTGAACTTCTCGCTTTTCATTGGCGGGCCGTGCGTGCTTGGCGCACAGAGACTGGGGGCACTTGCCATCCACGCGGGCTCGATCCCCTCGGAACGCCTGCTCAACTTTGTCAGGCAGTTCAAGCCCAACTGGACCTGGACTACGCCGTCCTATGCGTGGTACCTGGGTGAGACCGCAAAAAATGCCGACCTCAACCCGGCAAAGGACTTGAGCCTGCGCAATTTCATCTGCTCGGGCGAGCCCGGCGGCGGGATCAAGGAGACCCGGGAGAACATCGAGGCGCTCTGGGGCGCAAACCTGTACGAATATTATGGCCTCTCGGATATCTTTGGGGCCTGCGCCGGGTCGTGCACGGAGAAGTCCGGGATCCATATCGAAGAGGATCACATGATAGTCGAGGTCCTTGACCTCAAGACCGGGGAGCCGGTCGGGGAAGGGGAGCGTGGCGAGATGGTGCTCACCACCTTAAAGAAGCGCGCCCGCCCGCTCATCCGGTTCCGGACCGGGGATATCGTCACGTACACTGACGAGAAATGCAACTGCGGCCGGACCCACAAGCGCCTGTCCGGTGTCCACGGGAGGACCGATGACATGCTCATCATCAAAGGTGTGAATGTCTTCCCCAGCGACGTCGAGGCAGTGGTCCGGAGCCTGGACTTTTTGACCGGCGAGTACCGCCTGATCGTTGACCGTGAGAAACACCTCGATACTCTCGCCATCGAAGTCGAGAACACGAAAAAGACGATCCCCGAGGTCCAGGATATCCTTGCTACCGCAATTAAGGCCCGGCTCGGTGTGAAGGCTGATATCATCGTCCACAAGCCCGGCACGCTCCCCCGCGAGACCCACAAGGCAAAGAGGATTATCGACAAGAGAACCAAGGTCTGGGGATAA
- a CDS encoding thiamine pyrophosphate-dependent enzyme, whose product MVVIAEIPSTEYVLNCTSACAGCGDSLALRYVLKAAGPDTILVMPAGCTAAFQGVYPKTAYALPVVNIAFAAAAASASGLSTFLRAKGKKTKVVVYAGDGATLDIGLSAVSGAFERRTDFLYVCYDNEAYGNTGMQRSGATPIGAKTTTTPAGKPEIKKDIDTIIAAHEPPYQATACAAYPQDLFRKVQKALTFEGPTFVHILTPCPPGWRYSAEKTVELGKLAVKSGIWALYERENGKLVISAPTKAAMKKPVPLEEYLAPQGRFKGIDSATVALLKGRIAENFRRLAAEEAGS is encoded by the coding sequence GTGGTTGTGATCGCAGAAATTCCCAGCACCGAATATGTCCTCAACTGCACCTCGGCCTGCGCCGGGTGCGGTGACTCGCTCGCCCTGCGGTACGTGCTCAAGGCGGCAGGTCCGGACACGATCCTTGTGATGCCGGCCGGCTGCACGGCCGCGTTCCAGGGTGTGTACCCGAAGACCGCGTATGCTCTCCCGGTGGTAAACATCGCCTTTGCGGCCGCCGCCGCATCCGCATCGGGCCTCTCAACGTTTTTGCGGGCGAAAGGAAAGAAGACAAAAGTCGTGGTCTATGCCGGGGATGGTGCAACGCTTGATATCGGGCTCTCGGCAGTCTCGGGCGCGTTCGAGCGCCGGACCGATTTTTTGTATGTCTGCTACGACAACGAGGCCTACGGGAATACCGGCATGCAGCGCTCGGGGGCAACGCCCATTGGGGCAAAGACTACGACGACACCTGCGGGAAAGCCTGAGATAAAAAAGGACATCGATACGATCATCGCTGCCCACGAGCCGCCGTACCAGGCAACTGCCTGTGCCGCATACCCGCAGGACCTGTTCAGGAAAGTACAAAAAGCCCTCACCTTTGAAGGCCCGACGTTTGTCCACATCCTTACCCCCTGCCCGCCCGGCTGGCGGTACTCTGCGGAAAAGACCGTGGAGCTGGGAAAACTTGCGGTAAAATCCGGTATTTGGGCGCTCTACGAACGCGAGAACGGGAAACTTGTGATCAGTGCCCCCACAAAGGCCGCGATGAAAAAGCCGGTCCCGCTCGAAGAGTATCTCGCGCCCCAGGGGCGCTTTAAGGGGATCGATTCGGCCACGGTGGCGCTGCTCAAAGGCCGGATTGCAGAAAACTTCCGGCGGCTCGCCGCTGAGGAGGCGGGATCGTGA
- a CDS encoding ABC transporter permease, translating to MSLPLRLTPTGTAAVVLLVATLALATLVPDAPQQAISSNIVFVGVIVFLLAAFVAGLFVYPEKAVTVGDLFLVVSTGLLIWEIAFGKLVLLDPLLFPGPAKVFAVFGADYSLMLTGLVNSLALLGAGYALALATAIPIGLYLGWKKRLFDVAYPIAKAVSPIPPTAYLPYTIVLLPTFATSSIFLIFIGAFWPILVGSVYGVFSIDRRLINSAKTLGLSERDILRKVLFPGALPSIFSGAFIALIMSFITLTVAEMIAATSGLGWYIQYNHDFANYDKVIAGIILIAVVVIVLMFFFDRIQKYCLRWQST from the coding sequence ATGAGCCTGCCCCTCCGTCTCACACCGACCGGTACAGCAGCGGTCGTGCTGCTTGTCGCAACACTTGCGCTCGCCACCCTCGTCCCCGATGCACCGCAGCAGGCAATCTCCAGCAATATCGTCTTTGTCGGAGTGATTGTTTTCCTGCTCGCTGCCTTTGTCGCGGGACTCTTCGTGTACCCGGAAAAGGCCGTGACTGTGGGCGATCTCTTTCTGGTGGTGAGCACCGGGCTCCTGATCTGGGAAATAGCATTCGGGAAACTCGTGCTGCTCGATCCCCTGCTCTTTCCCGGGCCGGCCAAGGTCTTTGCGGTATTTGGGGCAGATTACTCCCTGATGCTTACAGGGCTTGTAAACTCACTTGCGCTCCTTGGCGCCGGGTACGCCCTTGCCCTAGCAACCGCGATACCGATCGGGCTGTACCTCGGGTGGAAAAAACGGCTCTTTGACGTGGCCTACCCCATCGCAAAGGCGGTCTCGCCCATTCCCCCGACCGCGTACCTCCCGTATACGATCGTGCTCCTCCCCACATTTGCCACATCATCGATCTTCCTTATCTTCATTGGTGCGTTCTGGCCGATCCTTGTGGGCTCGGTCTATGGGGTATTCTCCATTGACCGGAGACTGATAAACTCGGCAAAGACCCTGGGCCTCTCGGAGCGGGATATCCTACGAAAAGTGCTCTTCCCCGGAGCACTGCCCTCGATCTTCTCCGGGGCATTCATTGCACTTATCATGTCGTTTATCACCCTGACCGTGGCAGAGATGATTGCAGCAACCTCCGGCCTGGGGTGGTACATCCAGTACAACCACGACTTTGCCAACTACGACAAGGTGATTGCCGGCATCATCCTTATTGCCGTGGTCGTGATCGTACTGATGTTCTTCTTTGACCGGATCCAAAAATACTGCCTGCGCTGGCAGAGCACGTAA
- a CDS encoding pyridoxal phosphate-dependent aminotransferase — protein MARIISSATPPRPGTSRTPVRPLSVSRADRFTESVIREMTRLSLQYGAVNLAQGFPDFPCPDELKAAACQAINADINQYAITWGAPELREELSRRVKAYNGMEFDPATGVTVTCGSTEAMLASLMAVIRPGEEVVVPEPFYENYGPDTILSGAVPRYVSLGDDFSIDEEAWKEAFSKKTRAVVINTPNNPTGKVFSKKELSFIADLCVENNAIAITDEIYEHILYDRKKHVSIGSLPEMQDRTITLGSFSKTYSVTGWRVGYALAHPELTGRIRKIHDFLTVGAPAPLQQACAAALRLPESYYRELAESYDRKRRILFAGLKKAGFSCTLPEGAYYIFTDISEFGKTDVEFARHLVQTAGVAAVPGSSFYHTGGETKLRFTFSKKDETLQEACRRLETIA, from the coding sequence GTGGCAAGGATCATCTCATCAGCAACCCCTCCCCGACCGGGTACTTCCCGTACCCCGGTGCGGCCGCTTTCTGTTTCCCGTGCTGACAGATTTACTGAGTCCGTCATCCGCGAGATGACCCGGCTCTCCCTGCAGTACGGTGCGGTTAACCTTGCACAAGGATTCCCGGACTTTCCCTGCCCGGATGAACTCAAAGCCGCTGCGTGCCAGGCCATCAACGCTGACATCAACCAGTACGCAATCACCTGGGGGGCACCCGAGCTCCGCGAGGAACTCTCCCGCCGGGTGAAAGCCTACAACGGTATGGAGTTTGATCCGGCAACCGGTGTCACGGTCACCTGCGGCTCGACCGAGGCAATGCTTGCCTCGCTCATGGCGGTGATCCGGCCCGGCGAGGAAGTGGTGGTGCCCGAACCGTTCTACGAGAACTACGGCCCCGACACGATCCTCTCCGGCGCCGTGCCCCGGTATGTCTCCCTTGGCGACGATTTCTCGATCGACGAGGAGGCATGGAAGGAGGCATTCAGCAAAAAGACCCGCGCAGTCGTGATCAACACGCCCAACAACCCGACGGGGAAAGTCTTCTCGAAAAAGGAACTCTCGTTTATTGCCGACCTCTGTGTTGAGAACAACGCGATCGCGATCACCGATGAGATCTACGAGCATATCCTGTACGACAGGAAAAAACACGTTTCAATCGGCTCTCTCCCCGAAATGCAGGACCGGACGATCACCCTCGGGAGCTTCTCCAAGACCTACAGTGTGACCGGCTGGCGGGTCGGGTACGCGCTTGCCCACCCCGAACTTACCGGGCGGATCCGCAAGATCCACGATTTCTTGACCGTGGGCGCCCCGGCACCGCTCCAGCAGGCCTGTGCCGCTGCACTGCGCCTGCCCGAATCCTATTACCGGGAGCTTGCCGAAAGTTACGACAGAAAACGCCGGATCCTCTTTGCGGGCCTCAAAAAAGCCGGGTTCTCCTGCACGCTCCCTGAGGGGGCGTACTACATCTTCACTGACATCTCCGAATTCGGGAAGACCGATGTGGAGTTTGCCCGTCACCTTGTGCAGACTGCCGGGGTTGCCGCAGTCCCGGGAAGCTCGTTCTACCACACCGGTGGAGAAACAAAACTCCGGTTTACGTTCTCGAAAAAAGACGAGACCCTGCAGGAGGCCTGCAGGCGCCTCGAAACGATCGCATAA